A window of Clostridia bacterium genomic DNA:
AATTCTCACCGGCATAGACAGCACGGCACGCTATCATGTCAATCATGGAGATATCCTGGACAACACCGGTTTCTCTATCTGTCAACACCTTAATAATCTCACTTATTGCAGTATCATAATAATAAATATCCTTTTCCAGAATTACAGGGCTATATCCTGTTTTTACGTATTTTAAACATGAATGAGAATGCCCTATCCTGTAACATGCACCTGCTGCAAGCACCTTTGCTTCAGGCATATCAATTAGTTGGTATCTCAATATGCTTCCCATAGGATTAAATACAAGAATTCTCATATTTACCTCACTTTTTCTAAAAACAATAAAGCTTTTATAGGTTTACAAACACACTTTCTTAATAGACTCGCTCTTCTGATTTCGCATAATTCATCGGATTTCATGGAAATGTGGTATTTTTGAAGGAATAGTATGAAGATATAGTTATATGCTTCTATTTATCATCAGTACAAATTTTCATTCTTCAGTTTATCGCTACAAAGCTAAGAATAATATATTTCCATTATATTAGCATTTTTTCCATAATTTTTCAATATTTCGGGGAATTTTTTTACATGCAAAATAAAAAATGATCTGTATAAAAAATATTGCATTAATATCATTGAAACTTATTCTATAGTTTGATATCGGAAATTTTACGCACAGGATTTTTTATAATTTCCTCTACCATGTTTTTAAAACAATTCATAAAATTCACCATTGTTTCTTCCCTAAACAAGCTGGTGTTATACCTTAAGACAAATGTCATCTCCAAAGGCGTATTCTTAATGTCCAAATTAAAGTCCATGTCAGTGATTCTTCTTTTAACATCATAATTGGCAATTTTCAATCCTTCTATCTGAAAATCAAAGCTACCCTCATTGATGAAGTTCATCAACGTATCAAGGAGAGGATCTTTAGTGATTATGCGACCGGCTCCCTCTGTTAGTTTTTCAAAGGGGTAATCCATATGCTTATATGCATCCGTAAGGGCCTTTTTTACCATCTCAAATATTACTGATACTTTATCGTCTCCCTTTATCTTCAGTCTGACAGGTATTGTATAAGCATAGTAACCGATATGTTCCACAAGCTCCGGATGATTTCTCCCTTCAACTATAGAACCTACTACAACATCCTCCTGATTACTGTATTTACTTAGTAAAATTGAATACACTGTAAAAAATAGCGTATTTAATGTAATACTCCACTTTTGTACAAATTCATTTATTTTTCCGACTGTTTCACCCGAAATAGACGAAGTTACGTCCCTAACTTCAAAAATTGGTTTTTCGGGCCTTTCAAAATCCAAAGGTATTTTTAGCCTTGGTATACCATCCTTAAATATATCCCTCCAGTACCTTTCCTGCTTGCTTATCTTCCCCGGCTCGAACTGTATCCTCTGCCACTCAGCAAAATCCCGGTACTGCAGTTTGACCTCTGGTAATTCCATTCCCAGATAAGAACTCATCAATTCTCTGGTTATGATTCCAAGAGATTTCCCATCAGAAATTATATGGTGTATGTCAATCACTAGAAGGTGCTTATTCACGGATAGTTTTACAAGCATTACTCTGAGTAAAGGTGCTTTTGCCAAGTCAAACTTACGGATGAACCTGTTTAGGAAACTATCCAGTTCAGATTCTGATGCTTCAACATTTTCAATATGAAAATCATCTATTGCTTTATGCACTATTTGAACAGGGTTACCATCCCTATACTCAAATGAGGTCCTAAAAACCTCATGCCTTTTTATAAATTGTCTAAATGCAGATTCAATCCGCCCTACATCGAGTGATCCCTCAATCAAAACCGCAAAGGGCATGTTGAAAATATTTTCAATCTCACAAAGTGTAAATAACCTTTTTTGTACTGATGTCAAAGGATAATACTCCTTTTCCTCCGATTGCGGAATGGAATCATCTGAGGTAGATACAGTATCTTTTGCATATGTTACAAGTCCGTTTGAAACAATGTCTTCAACATAGTTTATAACTTGTCCAACAGTTGTAAAATCTTCAGGTTGTAAGTTGTCTGTATCAAGATCAATGCCAAAGGCATCTTCTATATCAACTAATAGATTAACTTTTTTAATAGAGTTTATTCCCAAATCTATTGCCAGATTAGACTCTTCACTTACTTTATCTGTATCATACTCAGCATTTTTCTTTACGGTTTCGATAACCCTCTCCCTTATTTCCACATACTCAAACATTCCCATATCTGACCACCCCTCATATATCCGGATATTGTAGATGATAAGAATCATTTCCTTAATACAGAAAATATGAAATACATTTCCATTATT
This region includes:
- a CDS encoding condensation domain-containing protein — protein: MGMFEYVEIRERVIETVKKNAEYDTDKVSEESNLAIDLGINSIKKVNLLVDIEDAFGIDLDTDNLQPEDFTTVGQVINYVEDIVSNGLVTYAKDTVSTSDDSIPQSEEKEYYPLTSVQKRLFTLCEIENIFNMPFAVLIEGSLDVGRIESAFRQFIKRHEVFRTSFEYRDGNPVQIVHKAIDDFHIENVEASESELDSFLNRFIRKFDLAKAPLLRVMLVKLSVNKHLLVIDIHHIISDGKSLGIITRELMSSYLGMELPEVKLQYRDFAEWQRIQFEPGKISKQERYWRDIFKDGIPRLKIPLDFERPEKPIFEVRDVTSSISGETVGKINEFVQKWSITLNTLFFTVYSILLSKYSNQEDVVVGSIVEGRNHPELVEHIGYYAYTIPVRLKIKGDDKVSVIFEMVKKALTDAYKHMDYPFEKLTEGAGRIITKDPLLDTLMNFINEGSFDFQIEGLKIANYDVKRRITDMDFNLDIKNTPLEMTFVLRYNTSLFREETMVNFMNCFKNMVEEIIKNPVRKISDIKL